From Patescibacteria group bacterium:
CTGATTCTATTTTTTTGACTCTGCTCAAACCCTTTCAACATATTCCCCTGTTTCCGTGTTAACTCTTATAATATCATCATTGTTAATAAATAGCGGAGCGTTTATTGTCGCTCCCGTTTCAACTGTTACTGCTTTTGTGCCTCCTTGCGCCGTGTCTCCTTTAATCCCTGGCGGGGCTGATGTTACTTTTAATTCAACTTTGGTTGGCAATTCAATCGCAACAGGTTTTTTTTCAAAATTTAAAATATTTACTATTGTCCCTTCTTTTAAAAATCTGACTTTATCTCCCAATATATTTTTATTAAGCGAAAATTGCTCAAAATCGCTTTCGTCCATAAAAAAATAATCGCTTCCTTCACTATATAAAAAACTTGCCTTTGTTCTTTCTAGGTCAGCTTCTTCCATTTTATCAGAACCTTTTATAGAATGCTCTAAAACACTTCCATTAATTAAATTTTTTAATTTTGTTTTTAAAATAGCTCCGCCTCTGCCCATTTTTAAATGCTGGGCAAAAATAACAATATATGGTTCATTATTAAATTTTAGAGTGGAACCTAATTTGATTTCATTAAAATTTAACATGATTTTTTATAGAATCTTTAGGATATTTAGAATTTTTATGACTTTAAGGATAAATATTTTATCTTAACTATCCTAACCATCTTAAAAATCTTAATTATCTTATGAAATAATTATCTGCTAACAAACGGAAGCAACGCCATGATGCGCGCTCTTTTTATGGCTTTTGCCAATTTTCTTTGGTGCTTTGAGCAAACATGGCTTTTTCTTTTTGGCCTGATTTTGGCGTAAGAAGAAATAAAACGCCGCAAAAGTTGAATATTTTTGTAATCAATCTCTTGTATATTATTTACACAAAAATGACAATAAATTTTTTGAGGTGTATTAATTTTTTTATTCATAGGTATTTGTTAAAATGGTATATCCTCCACATTTATATCATTACTATTAGATTGTTGTTTTCCTGCTTGCTTATTTTCATCATCTGGAATTTCAATTACAGGCTCTGTGTCATTTTTAGCGCTTTGATTTTGAGATGTTTCGTAATTAGGCTGATTTTGCCCGAATTGAGAATTTTCAACGCGGTCTAGCATAATCATATTAATAGCTACAATTTCAGTGCGATATCTTTTTACATCATCCTGTCCTACCCAATCTCTTGTTTGCAGTCTGCCTTCAATATACACTTTTTTTCCTTTTTTTAAATACTGTCCGCATATTTCCGCCAATTTTCTCCAAGCAACAACATTGTGAAATTCAACTTTTTCTTGTTTTTGGCCTGATTGATCCATCCAAGTTAAATTAGTTGCTACTGAAAAAGACGCGACTGTTTGCCCCGAAGGAATGGTTCTAACGTCAGGATCCCGTGTTAATCTGCCAATAATCATTGCTTTGTTCAAATCCATAAATTTAATTTAATAATTATTATATAGCGTCGTTTAATAATTTGTCTAATTTTTCGTCTAACTCGTCAATGCTAAGATCTTTTTTTTCTGATTTTTTTTCTTTTCCGCCAGCTTGCGGATTTTTTTTGTTATCTTTATTTTTTTCAATCTTTTTTTCTTTTTCTTCTGTATCTTTTGTTTCTATTTTTTCTGATTTTTTATCTTCTATTTTTTTATCTTCTTCTTTTACTTTTTCAATTTTTGGCTCTGTTTTTATTTTTTTTACTCTTTTTAACTGTTTAATCTCTTTCACAATTTGAAATCTTATAATATCCTGATTAATGTTTAATTTTTGCGTAATTTTTTTAACAACATCTGTTTCAGCAAAAAATATAACTAATGTATAATACCCATAACGATATTGTTTTATCTGATAAGCTAATTTTTTCTTGCCCCAATTGTCTGTTTTTACGACAGATGCCCCGCATTCTTTTAAAATAGACAAAATTTTTTTATCTATTTCCTGAATTTCTGTTTCAGAATATTTAGCGGGAATAATGTAAAGAATTTCGTAGTTCATAATTTTTGACGCAAAATCTATAATTTAAATTTAAATTAATTATAGAAACTTTTTTAAAAAAAGGGATTTTGCGATTATATTTGAATTATTTAAATAATAAATTATACTTACTATAACTTTAAACTTTATAAACCTTGCTATGAATAACTATTTTTTTATTTTAGGGCAAAACAAAAACTTGTCAATAGCTGAAATTCTAAACAAACAAGAAATTAAAAAGCTAAACTTAGCTTTTAATGCTTTTAAAATTGGCAAAAAAACTTTGTTTTTAAAAACAAACAAAAAATTAAATTGTAAAAATCTTTTAAACAGCCTTGGCGGTTCTATCAAAATTGGCGAAATAAAAAAAGAATTTACAAATTTAAAACAAATAAACGCTAAAAATATTTTACCATTATTTAGCAAAACAACAGGCAAAACCATATTCGGATTCAGCGCGGAAGAAGTGATTGAAAAAAAATTTATTAAAAACTTGGCTATCCAGATTAAAAAAGAATTACGTTTAAAATCAATGAATTCACGCTGGGTAGAAGCAAAAGAAACCGCCTTGTCATCTGTTGTTGTGGGTAAAAATAGCTTAATCAAAAAAGGAGCTGAAATTTATATCTTTAAAATAGAAGAAAAATTTTATTTAGGCAAAACATTGGCAATTCAGGATTTTGAAAAATACAGCCATAGAGATTTTAATCGTCCGACAAGAGATATGACTTCGGGAACAATGCCGCCAAAACTCGCTCAAATAATGATAAATTTGGCTTGTTGCGATAAATTAGACATAATTTTAGATCCTTTTTGCGGCTCAGGAACTATTTTACAGGAAGCTCTTTTAATGAATTTTCAAAATGTCACAGGATCTGATTTAAGCGAAAAAGCAATAAGCGACAGTAGAAAAAATTTGGAATGGCTAAAAAATAATTTTCAATTTTCTCCCGCAGATTTTTGCGGGATTCAATTAGTGAGATCAGATGTTAAAAATTTATCGCAAAAAATCAAAGCAAATTCAGTTGACGCGATAATCACGGAACCGTATTTAGGACCAACAACAAACAATTATCAATTACGAATTATCAATTACGAATTACGAATTACGAATTTAATTTCAGAATTATCTGAATTGTATTTAAGCGCGTTTAAAGAATTTAAAAAAATTTTGAAAAAAGACGGAAAAATAGTTATTATTTTTCCAGCGATT
This genomic window contains:
- the rpsF gene encoding 30S ribosomal protein S6, translated to MNYEILYIIPAKYSETEIQEIDKKILSILKECGASVVKTDNWGKKKLAYQIKQYRYGYYTLVIFFAETDVVKKITQKLNINQDIIRFQIVKEIKQLKRVKKIKTEPKIEKVKEEDKKIEDKKSEKIETKDTEEKEKKIEKNKDNKKNPQAGGKEKKSEKKDLSIDELDEKLDKLLNDAI
- the rpsR gene encoding 30S ribosomal protein S18 — its product is MNKKINTPQKIYCHFCVNNIQEIDYKNIQLLRRFISSYAKIRPKRKSHVCSKHQRKLAKAIKRARIMALLPFVSR
- the efp gene encoding elongation factor P, translating into MLNFNEIKLGSTLKFNNEPYIVIFAQHLKMGRGGAILKTKLKNLINGSVLEHSIKGSDKMEEADLERTKASFLYSEGSDYFFMDESDFEQFSLNKNILGDKVRFLKEGTIVNILNFEKKPVAIELPTKVELKVTSAPPGIKGDTAQGGTKAVTVETGATINAPLFINNDDIIRVNTETGEYVERV
- a CDS encoding single-stranded DNA-binding protein; the protein is MDLNKAMIIGRLTRDPDVRTIPSGQTVASFSVATNLTWMDQSGQKQEKVEFHNVVAWRKLAEICGQYLKKGKKVYIEGRLQTRDWVGQDDVKRYRTEIVAINMIMLDRVENSQFGQNQPNYETSQNQSAKNDTEPVIEIPDDENKQAGKQQSNSNDINVEDIPF
- a CDS encoding DNA methyltransferase, with translation MNNYFFILGQNKNLSIAEILNKQEIKKLNLAFNAFKIGKKTLFLKTNKKLNCKNLLNSLGGSIKIGEIKKEFTNLKQINAKNILPLFSKTTGKTIFGFSAEEVIEKKFIKNLAIQIKKELRLKSMNSRWVEAKETALSSVVVGKNSLIKKGAEIYIFKIEEKFYLGKTLAIQDFEKYSHRDFNRPTRDMTSGTMPPKLAQIMINLACCDKLDIILDPFCGSGTILQEALLMNFQNVTGSDLSEKAISDSRKNLEWLKNNFQFSPADFCGIQLVRSDVKNLSQKIKANSVDAIITEPYLGPTTNNYQLRIINYELRITNLISELSELYLSAFKEFKKILKKDGKIVIIFPAIKDKKNNKLIYLDILDKIKLSGFKIVKFLPNDLASSIEITNRGSIIYARQTPNQKIAREIFIFEKA